One window of Aricia agestis chromosome 20, ilAriAges1.1, whole genome shotgun sequence genomic DNA carries:
- the LOC121737134 gene encoding carboxypeptidase B-like isoform X1: MENQIMHKMKKNKKSTRREKDSVKKKTILNPYDLKNDLLKVLRYFPNANATAEVIGRTVEYKDIVLLKISDANGDKKVGRADVNELKKDRGEDIGSDVETTTISKDIDTAMQNENTNKGIGIDKENKVENGNKSKEINTEMDAEGKKIIFIVHGLSTFELWKIPCLYETTQLKLLISFYLSHLKNFDIFLIPVANPDGFARRDNDWNKNVSPHEGCGGVALDRNFDIAWASKSNVSSCDQLYPGPEPFSEAETEAIKDVFLRYGKRMAAYIHVHATDNNFDYRGNTVLIPKGHTDEESDEDKYLDLKGEIDEAMRKVFNTASVNLKTVYIWYGPVAGTSVDYAAEIIGVPFAMEFLMQPYQGTAKIPLNQASLTHIWKRVIDTVFTFIHTVNNSKESD, translated from the exons ATGGAAAATCAAA TAATgcacaaaatgaaaaaaaacaaaaagagtACTAGAAGAGAAAAGGATTCGGTTAAAAAGAAGACAATACTCAACCCATACGAT TTAAAAAATGATCTACTAAAAGTTTTGAGATACTTCCCGAACGCAAATGCAACTGCAGAAGTAATAGGTAGAACAGTGGAATATAAAGATattgttttattgaaaatatcaGATGCTAATGGGGACAAAAAAGTGGGAAGAGCAGAcgtaaatgaactaaaaaaagATAGAGGAGAAGATATTGGTTCAGATGTTGAAACCACGACCATAAGTAAAGATATTGATACTGCAATGCAAAACGAAAATACTAATAAAGGGATTGGGATAGACAAAGAAAACAAAGTAGAAAATGGAAACAAAAGTAAGGAAATTAACACAGAAATGGATGCTGAgggaaagaaaataatatttatagttcACGGCCTATCTACGTTTGAGCTATGGAAAATCCCGTGTCTCTACGAAACGACGCAGTTAAAATTACTGATTTCGTTTTATTTATCCCATTTGAAGAATTTTGACATATTCCTTATTCCAGTTGCTAATCCGGATGGGTTTGCTAGAAGG GATAATGATTGGAACAAGAACGTGTCTCCTCATGAGGGCTGTGGTGGTGTGGCTTTGGACCGCAACTTCGATATCGCCTGGGCCTCCAAATCCAATGTGTCCTCCTGCGACCAGCTCTACCCAGGTCCTGAACCGTTCTCGGAGGCGGAAACTGAAGCTATCAAGGATGTGTTCCTGCGATACGGCAAAAGGATGGCAGCATACATACATGTCCACGCCACAGACAATAACTTCGATTATAGG GGCAATACAGTTTTGATTCCCAAGGGACATACAGACGAAGAATCTGACGAAGACAAATACTTGGACCTGAAGGGTGAAATCGACGAAGCTATGAGAAAAGTCTTTAATACAGCATCTGTGAATTTGAAGACTGTATACATCTGGTATGGCCCGGTCGCTGGCACTAGCGTGGACTATGCTGCCGAG ATAATAGGAGTACCATTTGCGATGGAATTTCTGATGCAGCCTTATCAAGGAACAGCCAAGATACCATTAAATCAAGCCTCGTTAACGCATATTTGGAAAAGGGTCATTGATACCGTATTTACTTTTATACATACAGTTAATAATTCTAAAGAAAGTGATTAA
- the LOC121737134 gene encoding carboxypeptidase B-like isoform X2: protein MENQIMHKMKKNKKSTRREKDSVKKKTILNPYDLKNDLLKVLRYFPNANATAEVIGRTVEYKDIVLLKISDANGDKKVGRADVNELKKDRGEDIGSDVETTTISKDIDTAMQNENTNKGIGIDKENKVENGNKIANPDGFARRDNDWNKNVSPHEGCGGVALDRNFDIAWASKSNVSSCDQLYPGPEPFSEAETEAIKDVFLRYGKRMAAYIHVHATDNNFDYRGNTVLIPKGHTDEESDEDKYLDLKGEIDEAMRKVFNTASVNLKTVYIWYGPVAGTSVDYAAEIIGVPFAMEFLMQPYQGTAKIPLNQASLTHIWKRVIDTVFTFIHTVNNSKESD from the exons ATGGAAAATCAAA TAATgcacaaaatgaaaaaaaacaaaaagagtACTAGAAGAGAAAAGGATTCGGTTAAAAAGAAGACAATACTCAACCCATACGAT TTAAAAAATGATCTACTAAAAGTTTTGAGATACTTCCCGAACGCAAATGCAACTGCAGAAGTAATAGGTAGAACAGTGGAATATAAAGATattgttttattgaaaatatcaGATGCTAATGGGGACAAAAAAGTGGGAAGAGCAGAcgtaaatgaactaaaaaaagATAGAGGAGAAGATATTGGTTCAGATGTTGAAACCACGACCATAAGTAAAGATATTGATACTGCAATGCAAAACGAAAATACTAATAAAGGGATTGGGATAGACAAAGAAAACAAAGTAGAAAATGGAAACAAAA TTGCTAATCCGGATGGGTTTGCTAGAAGG GATAATGATTGGAACAAGAACGTGTCTCCTCATGAGGGCTGTGGTGGTGTGGCTTTGGACCGCAACTTCGATATCGCCTGGGCCTCCAAATCCAATGTGTCCTCCTGCGACCAGCTCTACCCAGGTCCTGAACCGTTCTCGGAGGCGGAAACTGAAGCTATCAAGGATGTGTTCCTGCGATACGGCAAAAGGATGGCAGCATACATACATGTCCACGCCACAGACAATAACTTCGATTATAGG GGCAATACAGTTTTGATTCCCAAGGGACATACAGACGAAGAATCTGACGAAGACAAATACTTGGACCTGAAGGGTGAAATCGACGAAGCTATGAGAAAAGTCTTTAATACAGCATCTGTGAATTTGAAGACTGTATACATCTGGTATGGCCCGGTCGCTGGCACTAGCGTGGACTATGCTGCCGAG ATAATAGGAGTACCATTTGCGATGGAATTTCTGATGCAGCCTTATCAAGGAACAGCCAAGATACCATTAAATCAAGCCTCGTTAACGCATATTTGGAAAAGGGTCATTGATACCGTATTTACTTTTATACATACAGTTAATAATTCTAAAGAAAGTGATTAA